The DNA region TCGGGGGGCAGACATCCCTGTCCGCCAGCGCCCGAGTCGAAAAAGCCAGCGCCTGAGCGCTGGCCAGATAAAAAAGGAAATTAAAATAACGATTCCGACAGGTGATTGTGTCGCACTTATTGCTATTAGCGGGACAGCGAGGCGATCAGTTGATCTTCATCCATTTTATCGAGACGGTTAAGCAGCTTACGGGTGATCCCTTCCAGCTGAGACTTCTCGTCACCGGACAGTGAAGACCAGAGATATTGCAGGCTCTGATGCTGAGGTGGCAGCAGCTGACGCAGGAACTCCATGCCCTTGTCGGTCAGATGCAGATGCAGGCAGCGACGGTCGTGGTCGCTCTCGCGACGTTCGATCCAGCCACGCTTCTCCAGCTCATCAGCAATGCGCGTCGCGTTGGTGCGTGAAGAGCCCAGCGCAGAACTGAGTTCAGAAGGCTGAATGCTGTGGTTCTCCTGCGCATCCAGCGTAATCAGCGCCATGAACAGGGTCTCGTTGATGCCCTGGGCTTTCAGCATCTTATTACGGTTGTCCAGCAGTTTACCCTGCATATGCATACAGAGACGCGTCAGGATAATTTCCTGCAACGGAAAATCCTTATGGCGATTGGCACGGATGTTTAGCATCTGCTCAATGGGAGTAAACGAACTTTCCATTAAAAAAAACCTCACTAATTGCAACTTGTATAATAACTATGGTGACAGGTTAAGCGTAGTCACTTTCTGGCTGGTGATCGCGCTCAGACTTACGCTGCACCATCAAAGGCATTCCAGGCCATTCCCTGGCCCTGGGTCAAAAACCCGTACGCCCGGCGACAACCGCGGTGCCGGGACGTTATCAAAAAGGGGGCAAATTTAATAATATCGCGAGGAAAAATAACTGAAGTGAATAGGTTTACTACTAACCATAACAAACCTAACCATTTGTGACCAGATGCAATACGCTCCGGACAGGCTTCAGTTGATTTTTTCCGGCTCAAATCGCGATCCCCGCGCCCAGATCAGCAGATTCATCAGCGTCAGCAGCACGCCCGCGCCGCAGACCCCATACCAGCCCGCCAGATGGTAGGCAGTGGCGGAAAGCAGCGAACCGGCGGCCCCGCCGATAAAGTAGCTGGTCATGTATCCCGCATTCAGGCGGTTGCGTGCGTCCGGCATCTGCGCATAGATCACGCTCTGATTGGTGATATGCACGGCCTGCACCGCCAGATCCAGCAGCAGGATGCCGACGATCAGCGGCACAAGCTGATCTGCGCCCCACGCAATCGCGGCCCAGGAGATGAGCATAATCAGCAGGCCCAGCCGGGTCGTCAGCTTCGCTTTGCCTTTGTCGGCCAGCGAACCGGCCTGACGGGCGGCCAGCGCCCCTGCCGCTCCGACCAGCCCGAGTAAACCAATCCGGCCTTCGGAGAAGTGGTAGGGCGCGCCGGAGAGCAGGAACGCCATCGACGTCCACAGCAGGCTGAAGTTGGCAAAGGAGAGACAGCCCGTCCAGGCGCGGGTGCGGATCACCCGGTTGCCGGCATAGAGACGAAAAATAGAGGCAAGCAGCTGCGGATAGCGCAGGGGAACGGACTGTTTAACGCGCGGCAGCGATCGCCACAGCGCCAGGGCCATCACCAGCATCAGCAGGCTGGCGGTCCAGTAGACGGTTCGCCAGCCACCGAGCTGGGCCAGACCGCCGGCGGCCGTCCGCGCCAGCAGGATCCCGAGCAGCAGCCCGCTCATGACCGTTCCGACGATCTTACCGCGCCGCTCTGGCTCAGCCAGCGTCGCGGCCAGCGGCACCAGGATCTGGGCGGCGACCGAAAACAGACCGGTCATCACCGTGCCCAGCAGCAGTAACGCGAAGGTGTGCGAAAGGGCGATGATCACCATACCGGCCGCTGCCAGCAGGATCATCGTCACA from Pantoea deleyi includes:
- the mprA gene encoding transcriptional repressor MprA — its product is MESSFTPIEQMLNIRANRHKDFPLQEIILTRLCMHMQGKLLDNRNKMLKAQGINETLFMALITLDAQENHSIQPSELSSALGSSRTNATRIADELEKRGWIERRESDHDRRCLHLHLTDKGMEFLRQLLPPQHQSLQYLWSSLSGDEKSQLEGITRKLLNRLDKMDEDQLIASLSR
- a CDS encoding MFS transporter, with amino-acid sequence MNTTRQGLTPALVMLMSVATGLCVASNYYVQPLLNTIAQQFDLSVSLAGFIVTTAQLGYACGLLLLVPLGDRFERRSLIVTMILLAAAGMVIIALSHTFALLLLGTVMTGLFSVAAQILVPLAATLAEPERRGKIVGTVMSGLLLGILLARTAAGGLAQLGGWRTVYWTASLLMLVMALALWRSLPRVKQSVPLRYPQLLASIFRLYAGNRVIRTRAWTGCLSFANFSLLWTSMAFLLSGAPYHFSEGRIGLLGLVGAAGALAARQAGSLADKGKAKLTTRLGLLIMLISWAAIAWGADQLVPLIVGILLLDLAVQAVHITNQSVIYAQMPDARNRLNAGYMTSYFIGGAAGSLLSATAYHLAGWYGVCGAGVLLTLMNLLIWARGSRFEPEKIN